The following proteins are co-located in the Dehalococcoides mccartyi 195 genome:
- a CDS encoding Coenzyme F420 hydrogenase/dehydrogenase, beta subunit C-terminal domain, with amino-acid sequence MANLKAPKSILVTLRQKLCCGCGICQAVCPAGAIKMQIDPQKGIYLPKLNEALCQNCGKCLKACPGTGINLDEYTESLFGGKSPFLIKNSCYTAFSSDSLQRHLSTSGGIATTLLAYALETGLIDGALVSIAPPFSPLTPTGFIARTAEELKQAAGSKYCPVAANTAISEIAARPGRYAVAGLPCHIQAIRKAERQNPVLQERIVLHLGIVCSSTMSFKGTEYILKKQGINKDSVTSLSYRTNGWPGNMRLETCGGTTLRLPLKAYHPYHGHGFFTPRRCLICNDQLNELADISLGDAWLKELENDHEGTSAVIVRGSTGQGFYQSAVKNGCIKSQPLAAKRVMEWRNKRQDYAAKKAVLPLLGWKLPEYPAPHPPARRIAYLYTIEQVINYHLGRTNSSLIIEPAKHFWTGLSGLAERLIGKRASRG; translated from the coding sequence ATGGCTAACCTAAAAGCGCCAAAGAGTATACTTGTAACCCTGCGGCAGAAACTTTGCTGCGGCTGCGGTATCTGTCAGGCGGTCTGCCCTGCCGGTGCTATAAAAATGCAGATTGACCCCCAGAAAGGCATTTACCTGCCGAAGCTGAACGAAGCCCTCTGCCAGAACTGCGGCAAATGCCTGAAAGCCTGCCCCGGCACAGGAATAAATCTGGATGAATACACCGAATCTCTTTTCGGCGGTAAATCACCCTTTTTAATTAAAAACAGCTGTTATACCGCTTTCAGCAGTGACAGTTTGCAGCGTCACCTTTCCACTTCGGGCGGAATAGCTACCACGCTGCTAGCTTATGCTTTGGAAACAGGCTTAATAGACGGGGCATTAGTCAGCATTGCACCCCCCTTTTCCCCCCTTACTCCCACAGGTTTTATTGCCCGTACGGCAGAGGAATTAAAACAGGCCGCCGGGTCTAAATACTGCCCGGTTGCCGCCAACACAGCCATATCAGAGATAGCCGCCAGACCAGGGCGTTATGCAGTGGCAGGCCTGCCCTGCCATATTCAGGCTATCCGCAAGGCAGAGCGCCAAAACCCGGTACTGCAAGAACGGATAGTGCTGCATCTGGGTATAGTCTGCTCAAGCACCATGAGTTTCAAAGGGACAGAATATATACTTAAAAAGCAGGGCATAAATAAAGATTCGGTAACAAGCCTTAGTTACCGCACCAACGGCTGGCCGGGGAATATGCGGCTGGAAACATGCGGCGGAACTACCCTCCGCTTGCCTTTAAAGGCTTACCACCCTTATCACGGACACGGTTTCTTCACCCCACGCCGCTGCCTGATATGCAATGACCAGCTGAACGAACTGGCGGACATCTCTCTGGGAGATGCCTGGCTGAAAGAACTGGAAAATGACCATGAGGGGACCTCGGCGGTGATTGTACGGGGCAGCACCGGACAGGGTTTTTACCAAAGCGCCGTCAAAAACGGGTGTATCAAATCCCAGCCTCTGGCCGCCAAGCGGGTAATGGAGTGGCGAAACAAGCGGCAGGATTATGCCGCCAAAAAAGCTGTCCTGCCCCTGCTGGGCTGGAAACTGCCCGAATACCCCGCCCCCCATCCGCCCGCCCGCAGGATAGCTTACCTGTATACTATTGAACAGGTCATAAACTACCATTTGGGCAGGACTAACTCCAGTCTGATTATAGAACCGGCCAAACATTTCTGGACAGGGCTTAGCGGCCTGGCCGAAAGGCTTATCGGGAAGCGGGCTTCCCGCGGCTGA
- a CDS encoding glycosyltransferase family 4 protein, translating into MNILHLGSGSLKIPPEGYGGIEKYVFESARCLAARGNKVVIFDIRPDKADAKSERIEGVEIVRIHRMSTNRSSSLWLANIYSVLNLLVFSLRARSYIKRNRFEIIHIHRTLVGLILVLVLPSQRQKMIYTLHSPVWVMEKGSFKDRMSRKLDIFVIRHIKRVLVQSAQIKAILEMERVKSAKIGLLPCGVDTEAFNPAHRSNLIRSKYGIGERLLVLFVGRIVPYKGVEYLVRAANLVVNKAGFRECAFLLAGPIAEHGLDALEHAGYPGRVKGLIKEYKLEDFVFLTGSLPQDELQTAFASADIFVLPSLAESSPAVVLQALASGCGVIASNISGIREQVIDGVNGVLVKAADEAELAKQILEFLQSPGRRFAMGANGIALVKEQFSWEVLCGRLEGIYRESV; encoded by the coding sequence ATGAATATACTCCATCTGGGCAGCGGCAGCCTGAAAATACCCCCGGAGGGTTACGGCGGCATTGAAAAATATGTATTTGAATCTGCCCGCTGTCTGGCGGCCAGAGGCAATAAGGTAGTCATATTTGATATACGCCCGGATAAGGCGGATGCTAAAAGTGAGCGGATTGAAGGGGTAGAGATAGTCCGGATTCACCGCATGTCCACAAACCGGTCTTCCAGTTTGTGGCTTGCCAATATTTATTCGGTATTGAATTTGCTGGTTTTCAGTCTGAGAGCCCGCAGTTATATAAAACGTAACCGTTTTGAGATTATTCATATACACCGTACGCTGGTGGGGCTGATACTGGTGCTGGTTTTGCCATCCCAAAGGCAGAAAATGATTTATACCCTGCATTCGCCGGTTTGGGTGATGGAGAAGGGCAGCTTCAAAGACCGTATGAGCCGCAAACTGGATATATTTGTTATAAGGCATATCAAAAGGGTTCTGGTGCAGTCAGCCCAGATTAAGGCCATACTGGAGATGGAACGGGTGAAATCCGCCAAAATAGGGCTGCTTCCCTGCGGGGTGGACACCGAGGCTTTCAACCCTGCTCATCGGAGCAATCTTATCCGCTCTAAATATGGCATAGGTGAACGGCTGTTGGTTTTGTTTGTAGGGCGGATAGTGCCTTACAAAGGGGTGGAATACCTGGTGAGGGCGGCCAATCTGGTGGTAAACAAGGCCGGTTTCCGTGAGTGTGCTTTTTTACTGGCCGGGCCGATAGCCGAACACGGTCTGGATGCGCTGGAACATGCCGGATACCCCGGCAGGGTCAAAGGATTGATAAAGGAATATAAGCTGGAGGACTTTGTGTTTTTAACCGGCAGCCTTCCCCAGGACGAATTGCAAACCGCCTTTGCTTCGGCAGATATTTTTGTGCTGCCGTCTTTGGCGGAATCATCACCGGCGGTGGTGCTTCAGGCGCTGGCCTCCGGCTGCGGGGTTATTGCTTCCAATATATCCGGCATACGTGAGCAGGTTATAGACGGGGTAAACGGCGTTTTGGTGAAAGCGGCTGACGAAGCCGAACTTGCCAAACAGATTTTGGAATTTTTGCAATCCCCAGGCAGGCGGTTTGCTATGGGTGCTAACGGAATAGCTTTGGTCAAGGAGCAGTTCAGTTGGGAAGTTCTCTGCGGCCGTCTGGAGGGGATTTACAGGGAGTCAGTATGA
- a CDS encoding class I SAM-dependent methyltransferase, which produces MNKIFIRKLLSLSHRYGGYIPLSRLNTVSRWLGNEKGEVLDIGCGGGSAMLFLNRRKSFSACGVDINPALIADAKSKKSHQQYFCQDILSLNLDDKSFDTVICLELIEHLPKDEGLALILRLEKIARRRVILSTPVGFSEVEGNHDGDGSAHQCGYLPAELRERGYLVRGNRLRLERAWWPYLLKHSPALASVHWAFWLVTGVIFSPLAYFFPDQVASGMVCLKEVGCERK; this is translated from the coding sequence ATGAATAAAATTTTTATCAGAAAACTGCTGAGCCTGAGCCACCGCTATGGGGGGTATATACCTCTGTCCCGCCTGAATACGGTCAGCCGCTGGCTTGGAAATGAAAAGGGGGAAGTGCTGGATATAGGCTGCGGTGGCGGGTCTGCCATGCTTTTTCTAAACCGCCGGAAGTCATTCAGTGCCTGCGGAGTAGATATAAACCCGGCACTTATTGCAGATGCCAAAAGCAAAAAGAGCCATCAGCAGTATTTCTGTCAGGATATTCTCAGCCTGAATCTGGATGATAAAAGTTTTGATACGGTTATCTGCCTGGAGCTTATTGAGCATTTGCCCAAAGATGAGGGGTTAGCGCTTATTTTGCGGCTGGAGAAAATAGCCCGGAGAAGGGTTATTTTAAGTACGCCGGTAGGCTTTTCCGAAGTAGAGGGCAATCATGATGGGGACGGCTCTGCCCACCAGTGCGGGTATTTGCCGGCTGAACTCAGGGAAAGGGGCTATCTGGTTCGGGGTAACCGTCTGCGTTTGGAAAGGGCATGGTGGCCGTATCTTTTAAAACATTCGCCGGCACTGGCCTCGGTACATTGGGCTTTCTGGCTGGTGACAGGGGTAATTTTCAGCCCGCTGGCATATTTTTTCCCCGACCAGGTAGCTTCGGGTATGGTGTGCCTCAAAGAGGTTGGTTGTGAAAGAAAATAA
- a CDS encoding polysaccharide pyruvyl transferase family protein has product MKENKAGSPPSILVLSNADFESRGFQAIVRGLENCLGESLPGLTFDYFSFAPKRYNYLESNSLRLIPHPWAKGSSETLNIFSYMVLMPKSLLKAVYYKLRPAKNPYRRYAALLHINVDCLNETDYGFSCVCLNLLKSWAGLRAFGCPLLTAPVDIGPFNTPVSRFLGRYILSKAKLVALRDELSYDYLIKLGLKPENLYLGADMAFLMPPAPPRVMEEVLTAEKAVKDNRLIIGISPSLFQMELGNIFAGSAADKPEIYLGLIASLADFAADTLAARIYLIPHVHPDDSRVCREVYSRMHRKDSVQVFNGDYPSEIIKGLIGECNIFVSCRMHASIAALSQAIPTLTLGYQEKYWKLLGDYLGQSDYLVDIKMPKAEDIQATLRQKLAYMAANRPEISERIKERLEVINQRAALYGQKVAEIISRGKPASR; this is encoded by the coding sequence GTGAAAGAAAATAAAGCGGGCAGTCCGCCGTCTATACTGGTGCTTTCCAACGCTGATTTTGAAAGCCGGGGCTTTCAGGCAATTGTACGCGGTCTGGAAAACTGTCTGGGAGAAAGCCTGCCGGGGCTTACCTTTGATTATTTCAGCTTTGCCCCTAAGAGATATAACTATCTGGAAAGCAACAGTTTACGGCTGATTCCCCACCCCTGGGCAAAAGGCAGCTCTGAAACGCTGAATATTTTCAGCTACATGGTGCTTATGCCAAAAAGCCTGCTTAAGGCTGTTTATTATAAACTTCGCCCGGCTAAAAACCCTTACCGCCGTTATGCCGCCCTTTTGCATATAAATGTGGATTGTCTGAATGAGACAGATTACGGTTTCAGCTGCGTCTGCCTGAATCTGCTTAAAAGCTGGGCGGGTTTGCGGGCCTTTGGCTGCCCGCTGCTGACGGCCCCGGTGGATATCGGGCCTTTCAATACCCCCGTCAGCCGCTTTCTGGGCAGGTATATACTCTCAAAAGCAAAGCTGGTAGCTTTGCGGGATGAACTCAGCTATGATTATCTGATTAAGCTTGGGCTTAAGCCTGAAAACCTGTATCTGGGGGCGGATATGGCCTTTCTGATGCCGCCTGCACCGCCCCGGGTGATGGAAGAGGTGCTTACCGCTGAAAAGGCGGTTAAGGATAACCGGCTGATTATAGGCATTTCACCCAGTTTGTTTCAGATGGAACTGGGGAATATATTTGCCGGTTCGGCAGCAGATAAACCCGAAATATACCTTGGGCTGATAGCCTCTCTGGCTGATTTTGCGGCTGATACGCTTGCTGCCCGTATTTATCTTATTCCCCATGTCCACCCTGATGACAGCCGGGTCTGCCGTGAGGTATACAGCCGGATGCACCGCAAAGATAGTGTGCAGGTATTTAACGGTGATTATCCGTCTGAAATCATAAAGGGGCTGATAGGGGAGTGTAATATTTTTGTAAGCTGCCGCATGCACGCCAGTATTGCCGCTTTGTCTCAGGCTATACCCACCCTGACTTTAGGCTATCAGGAAAAATACTGGAAACTTTTAGGGGATTACTTGGGGCAGTCTGACTATCTGGTAGATATTAAAATGCCAAAGGCAGAGGATATTCAGGCTACTCTCAGGCAAAAACTGGCCTATATGGCAGCCAACCGCCCTGAAATAAGTGAGCGAATAAAAGAGCGACTGGAAGTAATAAACCAAAGGGCAGCTTTGTACGGGCAGAAAGTGGCAGAAATAATCAGCCGCGGGAAGCCCGCTTCCCGATAA